In Onthophagus taurus isolate NC chromosome 6, IU_Otau_3.0, whole genome shotgun sequence, a genomic segment contains:
- the LOC139429990 gene encoding zinc finger BED domain-containing protein 5-like, which yields MDRDPQWGREKFFRGRKVDEIMSYRIAKSGKPYTIAEDLIAPAAQDIAAIMFGEKEMQQISQIPLSDTTVNRRIFEMAENVENEIIMRIRKSKFFSLQLDESTDCQNAAQLICFAKYGYKNEVVDDFLFCKELQRTTGEEIFKSVNSYITGNNISWENCVGVCSDGARAMVGKHSGLLARIKEVSPNVTWVHCMIHREALVSKNMPPNLMSVLDTEVKIINFIKARPLNSRIFAHIYKEMGSEHQHLFLHTEVRWLLRGRVLTRLFELKEEVFVFLNDNDKDKKFTNFLTDEEWLCRLAYLSDIFLKLNELNLSLQGEQLNILVANDKIKAFTKKIDLWCSYCKENNFAAFPTLECFVIENKFKVIQSIVKDITSSLDRFKMSI from the coding sequence ATGGATCGCGACCCACAATGGGGTCGCGAAAAGTTTTTTCGGGGTCGCAAGGTGGATGAAATAATGAGCTATCGTATAGCAAAATCTGGCAAACCGTACACAATTGCTGAAGACTTAATTGCTCCAGCAGCCCAAGATATAGCAGCCATTATGTTTGGCGAAAAAGAAATGCaacaaatatctcaaataCCACTCTCGGATACAACAGTTAACCgcagaatatttgaaatggcagaaaatgtggaaaacgaaattataatgagaattcgaaaaagtaaattttttagtcTTCAATTGGATGAATCTACGGATTGCCAAAATGCTGCACAACTAATTTGTTTTGCAAAATATGGATACAAAAATGAAGTAGTTGACGACTTTCTTTTTTGCAAGGAACTACAAAGAACTACGGgtgaagaaatttttaaatcggtaAACTCTTACATCACGGGAAACAATATTTCTTGGGAAAATTGTGTGGGTGTGTGCAGTGATGGAGCTCGTGCCATGGTTGGAAAACACAGCGGACTTCTAGCCCGAATCAAAGAAGTTTCACCCAATGTAACATGGGTTCACTGTATGATTCATAGAGAAGCGCTTGTATCGAAAAACATGCCACCGAACTTAATGTCTGTCTTAGATACtgaagttaaaataataaattttataaaggcGCGTCCTCTGAACTCAAGGATTTTTGCGCACATATACAAAGAAATGGGTAGTGAGCATCAGCATCTTTTTTTACATACAGAGGTTCGTTGGCTTTTGAGGGGTAGGGTTCTAACGAGACTATTTGAACTTAAAGAAGAAGtgtttgtgtttttaaatgataatgataaagacaaaaaatttacaaacttTTTAACCGACGAAGAATGGCTATGTAGGTTAGCTTACTTAAGTGacatttttctcaaattaAACGAGTTGAATTTAAGTCTTCAAGGTgaacaattaaatatattagtggccaatgataaaattaaagcctttacaaaaaaaatagatttgtgGTGCTCATACTGCAAGGAGAATAATTTTGCAGCATTTCCAACATTAGAATGTTTTGTTATAGAAAACAAGTTCAAAGTTATTCAATCGATTGTTAAAGATATAACATCTTCACTtgacagatttaaaatgtcaatttaG